TTAGtcggaggaggaggcaggaaggaggcGGCATTTAGGTGGTAATGTCCGTGGTGTCATCTGCAGCTTGGGTGGCTCACCCACCCCTGGCACACTCAGGGCCGGGCATAGCTATACACACACCTTGTTGTACTTCTGGAACTTTCTGGCTAATAACAGTTGATTTCCTCCTGTCAGACAGCAGAATCTTTCTATCAGGTCAGtgaacccccctccccccagtttgGAATCTGTAACTTGAATGTTTCCCAGTTTACTCTATATAAGGGGTATTCTTAAATTATTACTCCTTGGGAATGTCACCCATCATTAGGTGACAACTCACAGTGAATGGTCCACAGAGATCTCCTTCAGCAACAGACCTCGGAGATGCCAAATTAGCCTCCCACAGGAGTATGTTCAATTTGGAATACCCTTATCAAATGGAAGTTCTCATGGAATAAATGACTGTAGtttgtcctgggatttttttttttttttttatttcaagtaaCTCATTTTGTTGCCTCTGAAACCTTGCATGCCCCTGTGTTGAAAGCCCATCCTTGGTGTCTGCGCTGTGTATgctgcttctgtctgtctgtcttaggcTGTACTGGAACCCACTGCCACACCAGCTGACACACCCAGAGAAAGCTCAGGTCGCACTGCGGCCTCAGCCACATCCCGCTCCCGGTGGCACCCACACACTATCACCAGTCAGGTCTCAAGAACACGGTTCTGCCTTTGTGCCAAGTCATCCAGGCCTGGCTACCCACGACAGCCAACCATGGCTCTCCACAGGGTCCTACAGGCCCACGGCAGGCCTTCTGTAGAATTGAGCAGCTGGCAGGAAGCAGCTGATCAGCGTCCTACAGCCAATGCAGCCCAAGACTAGGTGGAGAATCAAGGCTCCCTccctcacagagagagagagagagagagagagagagagagagagagagagagagagagagagatcaaggcTCCCTTCCCTCATGGGCATAGGCCATGCCACCCTTCTTTCAATCCAGCCATTTGCTGAGGGCTGAGGAAGCCAACATACACAGAGCCTTCCGTGTGGCCTGAAGGTAGCAGGTGACAAAACTAGTCAGTGTCCCCTTGGAGAAGACGGGAGCACCTTCTCTTAGCCCTCATGGGACACCATTAGGCAGATAGCTCCTCTAGCAAGGTGGCAGGTGGGTAGGAGGGACAGCAGCCTTAACCTTCATGCTGTTCACATGGCCCCTTGGAGGGTCAGATGAAAGCCTCAGTTCCCTAGGAGCACTCACTGGGCCTGAAAGGCAGAGACGGGTACCACCTACCACATCTTTGGGTTCAGGTTGCCAGGGCTTGGCCTAACGGCTGCACACAGCCTAGTTTTGGACCCCTGCCACCCTTATCTCACTGCAGACACCACCGTGCGCCCCAGAAAAAGCAAATCCCTACACGTGTTCACCACACTGAAcacccttctttctgtttctggcccCTGCTGGGCGTGTGACTAACTGCAGCGTCCTGGCTTGTGCTGTGCTTCCTAACAATTGTCTGCCGTCCGAGTCTGTGGAGACAACGGTGTGTTGCGCAGTCCTGAGGGCTCCAGCGGGCTTGATGGTCGCCGGGCTTAAACAGCGTGTTCTGTGCTTGCAGGGATAACAGAGGAAGAGCGGCAGTTTCTGGCTCCCCCGATGCTGAAGTTCACCCGAAGCCTGTCCATGCCGGACACTTCCGAGGACATCCCCCCTCCACCACAGTCCGTTCccccatctccccctcccccctcccccaccacatacAACTGCCCCAGGTCCCCGACTCCAAGAGTCTACGGGACAATTAAGCCTGCATTCAATCAGAACCCCATTGCCAAGGTGCCCCCAGCCACCAGGTCTGACACCGTGGCCACCATGATGAGGGAAAAGGGGATGTTCTACAGGAGAGAACTGGACCGCTTCTCCCTGGACTCGGAAGACGTCTACACCCGCAGCCCCGCCCCGCAGGCTGCCTTCCGCACCAAGCGCGGACAGATGCCTGAGAACCCATACTCGGAGGTGGGAAAGATAGCCAGCAAGGCCGTCTACGTCCCTGCCAAGCCAGCCAGGCGGAAGGGCATGCTGGTGAAGCAGTCCAACGTGGAGGACAGCCCCGAGAAGACATGCTCCATCCCAATCCCAACCATCATTGTCAAGGAACCCTCTACCAGCAGCAGcggcaagagcagccagggcagCAGCATGGAGATCGACCCCCAGGCCACTGAGCCCGGCCAGCTGAGGCCGGATGACAGCCTCACCGTCAGCAGCCCCTTTGCCGCCGCCATCGCCGGGGCCGTGCGGGACCGGGAGAAGCGGCTGGAAGCCAGGAGGAACTCCCCAGCCTTCCTCTCCACAGACCTGGGAGATGAGGATGTGGGTCTGGGACCACCTGCCCCACGGATGCGGCCCTCCAAGTTCCCCGAGGAGGGTGGGTTTGGTGATGAGGATGGAACGGAACAGCCGCTATCGCCTACCCCCGGGGCAGCACCCAGGGAGCTGGAGAACCACTTCCTAGGTGGCGGTGAGGCTGGTTCTCAGGGGGAGCCCGGGGGAGCCCTGAGTTCTGCATCCAAAGCCAAGGGGCCTGAGAGTGGTTCAACAGCTCCCCTCAAGAGCAGCAGCCCGGCCGGCCCCGAGAATTATGTGCACCCCCTCACGGGGCGGCTGCTTGACCCCAGCTCCCCGCTGGCCCTGGCACTCTCCGCCAGGGACCGAGCCATGCAGGAGTCCCAGCAGGGTCACAAGGGCGAGGCCCCCAAGGCTGACCTGAACAAGCCTCTCTACATCGATACCAAAATGAGGTCCAGCGTGGAGTCGGGCTTTCCTCCGGTCACCAGGCAGAACACCAGGGGTCCCCTGCGACggcaagagacagagaacaagTACGAGACGGACCTGAGCAAGGACCGGAGGGGCGACGACAAGAAGAACATGCTGATCAACATCGTGGACACGGCCCAGCAGAAGTCCGCCGGCCTGCTGATGGTGCACACGGTGGACGTGGCCACGGCAGGGCCGcccctggaggaagaggaggacggaGAGGATGGGGAGACCAAGCCAGACCCCTCACCCTCCACAGTGCCAGAAGGCGTTCCCAAAACCGAAGGTGCTTTACAGGTCTCCGCTGCCCCGGAGCCCTCCGCTGCGCCCGGCAGGACCATCGTGGCGGCAGGCTCCGTGGAGGAGGCGGTGATTCTGCCATTCCgcatcccccctccccctctgGCGTCCGTGGACTTGGATGAGGACTTCCTTTTCACAGAACCGTTGCCTCCTCCCCTGGAATTCGCCAATAGTTTTGATATCCCCGATGACCGCGCAGCTTCAGTGCCCGCTCTTGCTGACCTGGTCAAGCAGAAGAAAAACGACGCCCCTCAGCCCCCTACCTTGAActccagccaaccagccaactcCGCAGACGGTAAGAAGCCAGCCGGCATCTCAAACTGCCTGCCCTCCTCCTTCCTGCCACCCCCCGAGAGCTTCGACGCGGTCACCGACTCTGGGATCGAGGAGGTGGACAGCCGGAGTAGCAGTGACCACCATCTCGAGACAACCAGCACCATCTCCACAGTGTCCAGCATCTCCACGCTGTCCTCCGAGGGCGGGGAGAGCATGGACACGTGCACAGTCTATGCAGACGGGCAAGCCTTTGTGGTTGACAAGCCCCCGGTACCTCCAAAGCCAAAAATGAAGCCCATTGTACACAAGAGCAACGCACTTTACCAAGACACGCTTCCGGAAGAGGACACAGATGGCTTTGTGATCCCCCCACCTGCACCCCCGCCCCCGCCGGGCAGCGCCCAGGCCGGTGTGGCAAAGGTCATCCAGCCAAGGACCTCCAAGTTGTGGGGTGACGTCACAGAGGTCAAAAGCCCGATTCTCTCAGGCCCAAAGGCAAATGTCATTAGTGAGCTAAACTCCATTCTGCAGCAGATGAACAGGGGGAAATCGGTCAAGCCCGGGGAAGGGCTGGAGCTGCCGGTGGGAGCCAAGTCGGCCAACCTCACTCCAAGGTAAGTTCGAAGTCCGCTCGGGGATGCGTGGTCCAGTGCTGGCCACGAAAAACCATTGGGGAGCCACCTGTGCAATTGAGAAGAGGGGACCTGCATGGCCTCTGCTACACCTGTTAGGCTGTAACCATGTTGTCACCATTCTCCCATCATCGGCCTCCGGCAGAGTCAAGGTCATGGCTGCCATGCAGCCTCTTACACACCCTCCTAAAGACACATAAGGAAACCAGATTGCACAGGGTCACGCCCATGATCACTTCCTGAGGAAGCTCGGGCCTCGGCTCTGTTCCCTCCAGCCCTTTGCCCGAACCACCTCAAGGGCAGTCAGAGCTCTGTTAAAACCCAAACTGGTCAACAGAGGTGGCCAGAGGGTGGACAGTGGTCAGTCATCTGCACATGGCTGTGTCACCCCCTCTCCCTCAATCACCAGTGGGGTCGAGGATTAGGAAGGAGCTGGGTCATTTCTCCGGATGAACACCTGCCCCTCGACTGCGTCACCACACACAGGAGCAGACACCACAAAGGAATCATCACCAGTTGAGCCCAAATGGACCATTTTCAGCATCACGTAGGCTTTAACAGGCAACCTTCATAGGGATGGGAGTGGAATAAACTCATTCTCACTAAGCCCAAATAGAAGGTTCTAGGGCAGCCCCTTGACTTCCTGTGGCTTTGGGATGGTAAAAGCGGGCCCCACCCTCTGTCGTGGCTATTATGTTTTTGTTCCCGTGCGTGGCGTACGTGCATGCCGTCTTTCTGCTTCCGTGTGCAGCGCTCAGCTTCTCTCGCTGACGGCTCAGCTCAGGTTTCATCCTTTTGACTAATGAAGTCTTTCTTTATTCCCCCGCCGGGCAGGCATCTGATTCAAGCAACCAAGTCCATTAATCAGGGACATCACACCTCATTTGAGTCTTGAGGTTTGGGCTGTGAGCCACAGTTCTCCCTGTTACCTTTCAGTGTGGTTGTAAATGAATGGCTTGGACGGCTCCTTTACTCCTCTGAGACACACCGATCGGCCACGGTTGTGAAGAAGTGTGTGAACGCCACTGCCTGTTAACGGGGCACCGCTACAGGGTGCCAGCTCCCATGGCTCCACGCCAGCTAGGGACATCCGCAGAAACCCCCCACTTCTGGTGGCtacaaccacatacacacacacatgcaagtttTATACATATGCGGAAGTCTCAAGGGCTTCCATCCTTTCCCATTTGTACTATTGCAGCCCTATTTCGTACACTCTCTCATGAAAGTAACATCTGCAGGCCCTCGGGATGGTGTTTATGACAACTGGGCAGCAGGGTTCTGTGTATTAAATCCATTCTTCAGAGAGGCTACGCAGGTGTTGTGGCCTCTCATGTCTCCTCGTTAGAGCCCTCTTCAGCAGGAGAGAAGCTGAGAGGGAATGAGGCCAGGGCTGCAAAGCTCACTGTCTGGCCCAGGGGCAGCCTTCCACACCAGTATCCCTGAGCTCATCCACTAGCATCATTCatgagggggagaggaggagaggggcttCCAGATGGCAGCAGACCAtcctctgtcctttctttttctggtgGCTCTTAGTAGAGGGAGGGAGACTTAGCCTCCACTGCGGCCTGGGACTCTTGCCTTTCCCTACTCTAGGTGGGTGCTGGACTCGGGTAGGGGACGGCTCCGAGAGAATATCACCAGAACAATTCCAGTAGCCACGAACCAGTGCCACCCAGCCAGGTGGCCCAATCCCCTCACAGCAAGGACTTTAGCCAACACCTCCACAGAACCTCCAAACATGGGGCATTCTGTCGCATAGGTACCAGCAGCAGGGGCATCAAACAGCAGAGAGGAGGAGACTGGCCATTGGAGCCAcgaagcacagagtcaaagggaCCCTATGGGAAGATTCTCCTCCTAAGCGGAGGCTGGGAATTGGCTCCAGAGACAGGGCCCACCGCTGAAGACCAGCTATAAGACTGAGCTCCTAAGAAGACAGGGGCAGCCATTAGACCTGGAACTCCCCTGCCACTGAGGGTAGAGATGACAGTTGTTGACCTCAAGCAGTAGAGAGGCCACACACCTTTGGCCTTCCTTTTCAAACCTAAGGACTGTGCCAGGTTGGACATGGGCTTAGGACCCAGGTGTGCCAGCTGCAGCTGCAAGACAGAGGACCACAGGCTGTGGTGGCAGCTCACAGAACCACTAACGCATCCGTACGGGGGTTAGGGATGACCAAGCTCTGCCTCTTGTCTTGGGCGCACTAGCCTTGTGTTCACATCGCTCAGACACCTCTTTGCTGCCTTCACTGTTGGGCCCAGGATGACAACTGGAGGTTCACTCACTGGGCATCTTGCCGCCACTTATAAACTCGTCTAAGAGTTGAGTTGTAACCAACCCGGGGCAAAATGAGGTTCAAAGTCAAATGGAGGGAATTATTACTGAGGGAAAAAGAAGCAAGGATTTCAGGGAGAAACTGAAAACTGGCTATGCTTTCTCAAGTGACACATGttaaggcagagagacactgttTCCTCCAGAGGGGCTTTGCTCACTGAGGAAGGGATGTCTTTCAGCGTGCTCCCTGGTAGTTCCACCACATGGGCAAGAGCCTTGTTGCGCTTGCTCTTTGAAATAATGCTCCTCTTGCTGCCGGAGTCTCTTGCCAGGTCTGAGAGACCTGGTCTTACGCTGGCACCAGGACAAAGGTCAGGGAGGAGCGGAGAGTTGGATGGCCTGGCACTTGCTTCCCCGGGGGGGGAAGGAGTCTAACTTCAAGGTTTCTAGACTGATCCCAAAATCAGGACATTTAGTTACAAATATACTGCAAGGGAATTCTAGTCAGGGGTTCTCTTTTAATGTGTGGTATCAGAGATACCTCTTGAGCCTGGCTTGAAGAACCACAAAGCAAAGTCATGAGCAGTTTTGACCACAGGCCTGATGCTGGAGCGATCTCACTGTTAGATGGTCAGACCAGGCCAAAGTAAAGGAAGGAAGCTGATGGCTAGGATCTGTTTCTACAATCACTCTCTCTCCCCACTGCCCATGGGCTTCCCCAACACCGAGCAGTGCCCTCCCGCAAGAGCCCAGAACTCAGAGGATGGACTGTGCTGGGGTCTGCCTCAGCCCCTGCAGGATAGATAAGCAGACACTTCATGGGTGACCCTGGCATGTCCTTCAGTTGGACAGGGATTTTGACTTTCAGAGTCCTCCTGGCATCTGCTGATAAATCCGGCCCACAGTGGAGGTGGCGGCTCTGACTGACATTCTTGCTGCTTTATGGATAGAAACAGATCACTTAGGTGTTCTGGTTTAAAGATGTGGAGCACCAATGACCAGCCATGACAGGGAGTTTGCTAAGCTGCTACCACTGTCTGTAGCCCAGTACCAAGCCCAAGAAAGGAGAGGACATCACCACAGAGGGCACTGCAACCTGCCATCGCTGGGAAACATTCTCACTATCATCTGCCCGGACAGCCTGTTGATGGCCTGGGTGCCAGGTGACGTGTGGTACTCAGAATTTGTCATTTGAGAGAAGCGTGTGCCACTGACAAAGCATAGCCACTGTTCCCCTGGGGAGTGCCAGCTCTTGAGGCAAGAAATGGCCAATGCTAAGTGACAAGTGTCACCGCAGGGGGCaaaggggctgggggtggggtggggggaaagaGATTCTCCGTCAGGCTAGAAAGGAGCTGACACTCTAAGGAAGTGACTTTCAATGACCTAAAATGCACAAAGGATCCTGCAGAAACCGGAAGCACAGTGCCGTGAACATGGTGGGTGGAGGGTGTGAAGCAAGGCCAGATGGACTATCTGTGCGGAGGAGTCAGTCAGGCCACCAGGCAAGGAGTGAGCAAGCTACGGGGACATAGGATCAGATCAAAGGGATGGAAACCATACACAGACTCACCCTGGCTCACCAGGGGTGGACCTGAGTTTCCTTGACATTTCTGGGCTGCGCATGACACGGGAAAGATGCGTTCGAGGTCCGTGCTGAAGAGGGGCAGGGTCTGTTACTAGAGACAAGAGGCACCTCGGAGACACTGAAGAACTAGACCTGGCTGCCTGGCTGTAAGCACTGACCAGTCAAGCTCGCTGTGGCCAGACACCAGGCATCACTTGGAAAGCAGGATGAAACCTGTTCTCTTCCAGCATTCATGAATTTGCATTCATCCTCCCTAAAGCACAGGGTAGTAAGTGCTTGAGGGAGGCTCCTCTCTAAAGCTGTGGCATGCACTCAACTCAGCACTTTGTGGTGAGTCCATGAGGGACCTAGATTGGCCTTCACCTTGCTGAAGCACACTGATGCTTGGGAGGAAGACAGTGGTACTAAGGAAGTCCGGATCCCCAAGCTGCCTGGGAAGACAGCTCCCTACGGAGCTTCACTCGATCCCTGCTATCCTCCCCCGGCTCCAAACTGCAGCGTCTACTGCCCCGGGCTGGTGTCCCCGGCTTTCAGCTGGCTCACCAGTGCTGCCCAGCCTCCCAGTTCTGAAATCCATCAATAGGATTGTTAAACTGCTGTGACCAACTGGTCCCAGAGCACAGGCAGGCTTCCGTCCATGACACCTCAAGCTCTCTGCACCTCTAGGCAGCTTCGGTACCTCAGTCGCCAACCACAGCAGGCAGGTGACGGTGCTGCCAACGGGAAGCAGAGCTCTGCTGGGGACAGCCTGACACTCCCTGCCACTGTCCCCAGGTTGAAGTGACTAGTCTGACAGAGTCACTTGCTTTGACCGTCAAACAGCAGGTTTCCTTTTTAGAAAGTATTTATCTGTGTTTATGCACGgtggctgttttgcctgcttgtatgtgtctgtgtgtgcctgcagcacccttgggggccagaagagggtgttgggtcctctGGGACTGAAGTTTCAGATGGTTGAACCATGTGTgcgggtgctaggaattgaacctgggtcctctgcaagagcagccagcgctctaaaccactaagccatctctccagcccccctccgGTCTTCTTTCTTGGTCCCTCCTTTGACAAGAGCCTATAACAGGTGAACAGTTCCTCCTGGAAGTGGGCACCTGACTTGTGAGCAAGGTGGGAGCCATGACAGTGTGCTGAGCCGGAGGCAGCAGTGTCCCACAGCCATTCCTTCTGTGTCCCAGCTTTTGAAACTTGGGCAAACACTGGGACATTCCAGGGCAGGGGGGCGTGCAGAGGACACAAGGGTGTTGCTTCTAGTACAAACCCCACAACCCAGTTCTCCTTCCTGCACCCCATTTGTGGAAGCCTGGAAAGGCAGAGCAGCTTTATAAGAAAGAAGTCTGATGCCCGAGGTGGTTCTATATACCTGTAATACCAAtgctagggaggctgaggcaggaggattgctacaagttcTAAACTAACCTGGGTGAGACTGCAGTGAGACTCAAGCCAcgaaaaggagggaaagaggatggagaaagacaaagagggaaGCAAGTAGTTTAGAAGTTACTGTCTCACACAGAGGTGAACCTGGGCTGAGGGTCCATGCTCAGAGGGCTCAGAACCCCAGCACGGGCGCTGGCCCATAAGGAAACTCTGGCCCACACTTCTGCTCAGGTCCAAACTGAGTCTGTAACTGAGGCTCATCCGCCTCCCCTGTTCATTGGTTCCTGCCAGGGAAAACAGGTGAAACGTGCCTACCAGCAGCTGGATTTGCTCTTggtctcattttgttttgtttcttaattctcacatttttaaatgaatctgatTTAAAAAGCAGGCTAGAGATGATCCGCCCAGAGGCgggtgtttgtgagtgtgtatcTAATTCTAAATCAGGGTACCAGACTTGTGTATATGCCGCCCAGCAGCCTAGCCGTTGCCTAGCAACATAATGATTTGCGCAAGCAGGAGGATCCAGTGAGTCATGACAGGGTGATTCACCAGGAAGGAGGCAGGCTACCCAGAAGGCACGGAGCGGGCCAGCGGGCCAGCCATCGTTCCTAGTCCAACTCAATGCAGCAGTCGTCCTGCTGGGTGAGGCACCTGCAGGCCCCAACTGTGTTGCCAGGACTGTATTTCCTGCTGTTTGCTGCTGGGCTGACCGCCATGCTGTGGTGGAAACCTGATGGAAAGCCCAAGCCTGGGCAGGTTGGCCTGGTCCACTGGGAACATTGACTCATTCTTTCCAAGCCCAAAGCCGAGTGAGGGaaatagctgtgagctgcctgtcagagatccttcctcccttccttgagTGCCTCACAGCACACCAGAGTAGGCAAGGTGTAGGTTCCCTGGCTCATGCGAGTGCCCTGCCCAAGCCACTGGGCTGCCTGCCAGGAGGGTTCTGAGGTGAAACATTCAGCCAGGGTTCAACCCACCTGTTTGCACCCGTGAGAAGGCTGCTGCCTCTCCTTGCTTTCCAGTCAGTTCTGCAGTGTTGTCTCAACCACGCCCTGTGTCGTTTCCATTTGCTCCCATGGCGCTGTTTGCAGAAGAGGGTCATGCTGAGCAGAAGTAAGTGCAGCCGACATCCGTGTGCTTCCTGTGTGCCACTGTTCCTTCTCCTACCTCTGCtttccagcagcagctgctgcctgCTGAGTCCATCCTGACCAAAATGCCAGCCCAGACCAGGGTACTGGCTTAGAGAGCTGCTGAGCAGTGCCCCAGTATCTGCTGGCCCTCGGGGTACCGACAAACCAATCAAATAGCTCCAGACTAAGAGTCAGGCCAGTGCTGGGCACAGGAcctcccactgtccctcccaACACTTCGCTGGTGCTCAGGATCTCCCGGAGGACTCTCCCCTggcttccctgcccccttccctaAGGTCCTTCTCTGAGGGTAGCCCCACTTCTGTGTAGGGAAGTGCCACATGGTAGAAACGAGCCCCGCCCCACTCCCAACTGCAAAGAGGCCTGTGCAGCTGCAATGTTTATTGAGGGGGCACCTGGAGTAGCTCCCCCTACAACCTGAAAATCGGAGAGGGACATGGCAGGTTCTGCAGACCCTCACCATGTCCCTGGCCCACCTCTCCATGAGTACCTCGGGGTCCCACTGCAAGCTGCAAAGATGGGCTTCAGGGCCTCCACTCTGTGTGCTGCCTCGGGCCTGCTGAGATGAACCAGTGCAGCAGAGACAGGCTCTGTGAGAAAACTTTGGTGGCAGAGCACTCCAGGGGCCAGCCAGCCCCATATACCTACGGTTCCCAGAAGCCACCACTGCGGATCTGATGCTCCCTCCACAGCAGAGTCCTAGCCCCCTAAACCcacacctcctttctctcctgcaATGTTCCTTATTTGAAGTAATCACTGATAAGCCTAGCAGAGATgttttccagaacagaaagggaCCTGAGTGATCAGCTAATGGCTTCACCCAGACACacaacaggcaaacaaacaaaatagtgcCCAAGGGAAAGGGGCAGGTAGAGTGAGGTCTAGGGACAAGGATACGTTGCTTCCAGCTCTCTCCCACTGCTTAAGCCTTCACTTGAGCTCTAAAGAGGTCCTATATTGCTGGTATCCATGTGCCCTGAAAAGAGTCCCCAAAATTCAATGTTTCAACACTGTAAGGGGTTTAGCTCAAAGCAGACGCCGTGACACACCCCAGGAGCCCCATCCTGACAGTTACAAGGTGGACTCGGGAGCCCTCAATTCTGACCAGTTCACACAGGACATGAAGACATGTGGGCTAAACTCTGAGCCACTTCAGTCTAGGCTGTGCCTGTGGCAGGACAGTCCTTTCCAGAAATGCGAGGGGCGTGATGTGCCCACGTTCACACAGGCCAAGAGATCCCTGCTTTCACCTCCGTGCTGTCTGCAAGAAGCAGCGCTTAGAGGGAGGCTTTACCTTTCTAAGCATGTGGCTGGGAAGTCTTCACCGGGGCTGACCCACACGGGTAGGGGAACACAGTTCATGAAATGACCACCTCCAGATAAGCAAGAACAAGAACTTCCCGGGCACCTGGTGGGACCTCCTCCCAGTGGTCGTTCCCCCCACAGTGGGCCTGAGAGTTgagcctgccccccccccccttcttccaaGGATGTCGCCTACCTAGATGTAGCAGGAGGACACCATGAGGAGAAGGGGCTTCTGTCTCCTAAAGTAGTAGCGACAGACCATCCTGCCAGCAAGTCTCTGCATGCAGGCAGTGCGTTGGTATATGCCCTGAGGCCTGCATTGAAACAGTCCAGTCAATGGTAGGCAGGGTTCTctgtgaagacacacacacacacacacacacaccgcagaACTTGGCACTCGCTACCCAAATGTCCTGTGCCTGAGAATCCAAGGAGAATTTCTTCCAACCCCACATCAAGTGCCTATGTGGCACTTCTGAAGCAGGGCTGGCCCTGCCTTTGTCCAAAACCCAAGGACTTGAACCCTAAGCAGTGTCCTGGCAGGCTGCTGAGAAGGGGAGTGCTCTGGGAGGTGTGTGTTGCTGGAGAGGCCCCCCAGCTCATTCTGGCCTGCACGGGGCGGCCGTCTCTCCAGGCTCCTCCCAGCCTGGCCCAGGTGAGTGGCTGGCTTGCTGTGCTGCGGTGCCTCCTGCTCTACCCACCCCCTTCTGACTGGCATGGCAGTCTTTATGACTGCCAATGCAGACCCTCTGCTGTGGTGTGGGTGTCCCCAACCCCATCCGGTAATCTTCAGCGAGTCAGGAGTGATGTTCTTCTCTGTCGTTGCTGTTTCAGAAGCCCGGAGGTCATGAGCACTGTCTCAGGTACACGGAGCACGACCGTCACCTTCACTGTTCGCCCCGGCACCTCCCAGCCCATCACCCTGCAGAGCCGACCCCCCGACTATGAAAGCAGGACCTCAGGACCGAGACGTGCCCCCAGCCCTGTGGTCTCACCCACAGAGCTGAGCAAAGAGATTCTGCCCACCCCTCCATCTGCTGCCGtggcctctccctcccccacgCTCTCAGATGTCTTTAGCCTTCCGAGCCAGTCCCCAGCAGGGGACCTCTTTGGCTTGAACCCAGCAGGACGAAGCAGGTCACCATCTCCTTCAATACTACAACAGCCAATCTCAAATAAGCCTTTTACAACTAAGCCTGTCCACCTGTGGACGAAACCAGACGTGGCAGACTGGCTGGAAAGTCTGAACTTGGGCGAAC
This is a stretch of genomic DNA from Meriones unguiculatus strain TT.TT164.6M chromosome 1, Bangor_MerUng_6.1, whole genome shotgun sequence. It encodes these proteins:
- the Shank2 gene encoding SH3 and multiple ankyrin repeat domains protein 2 isoform X5, which produces MPRSPTSSEDEMAQSFSDYSVGSESDSSKEETIYDTIRATTEKPAGVKMEEIQDNTLVIRVVIQDLQQTKCIRFNPDATVWVAKQRILCTLNQGLKDVLNYGLFQPASNGRDGKFLDEERLLREYPQPTGQGVPSLEFRYKKRVYKQSNLDEKQLARLHTKTNLKKFLDHTQHRSVEKLVKLLDRGLDPNFHDPETGETPLTLAAQLDDSMEVIKALKNGGAHLDFRARDGMTALHKAARTRNQVALKTLLELGASPDYKDSYGLTPLYHTAIVGGDPYCCELLLHEHASVCCKDENGWQEVHQACRYGHVQHLEHLLFYGADMSAQNASGNTALHICALYNQDSCARVLLFRGGNKELKNYNSQTPFQVAIIAGNFELAEYIKNHKETDVVPLVPTRRAISGAPPRSHRPTMGWAQSCTVDEPAGLRPPALGFHRTCSGEQSHWTSSVPFREAPAYSNRRRRPPNTLAAPRVLLRSNSDNSLHAGAPEWAVCSAATSHRSLSPQLLQQTPSKPDGATKSLGSYTPAPRSRSPSLNRLGGAGEDGKRPQPHWHVGSPFTPGANKDSLSTFEYPGPRRKLYSAVPGRLFVAIKPYQPQVDGEIPLHRGDRVKVLSIGEGGFWEGSARGHIGWFPAECVEEVQCKPRDSQAETRADRSKKLFRHYTVGSYDSFDAASDCIIEDKTVVLQKKDNEGFGFVLRGAKADTPIEEFTPTPAFPALQYLESVDEGGVAWQAGLRTGDFLIEVNNENVVKVGHRQVVNMIRQGGNHLVLKVVTVTRNLDPDDTARKKAPPPPKRAPTTALTLRSKSMTAELEELGLSLVDKASVRKKKDKPEEIVPASKPSRTSENVAIESRVATIKQRPTSRCFPAASDVNSVYERQGIAVMTPTVPGSPKGPFLGLPRDSRIFLSGITEEERQFLAPPMLKFTRSLSMPDTSEDIPPPPQSVPPSPPPPSPTTYNCPRSPTPRVYGTIKPAFNQNPIAKVPPATRSDTVATMMREKGMFYRRELDRFSLDSEDVYTRSPAPQAAFRTKRGQMPENPYSEVGKIASKAVYVPAKPARRKGMLVKQSNVEDSPEKTCSIPIPTIIVKEPSTSSSGKSSQGSSMEIDPQATEPGQLRPDDSLTVSSPFAAAIAGAVRDREKRLEARRNSPAFLSTDLGDEDVGLGPPAPRMRPSKFPEEGGFGDEDGTEQPLSPTPGAAPRELENHFLGGGEAGSQGEPGGALSSASKAKGPESGSTAPLKSSSPAGPENYVHPLTGRLLDPSSPLALALSARDRAMQESQQGHKGEAPKADLNKPLYIDTKMRSSVESGFPPVTRQNTRGPLRRQETENKYETDLSKDRRGDDKKNMLINIVDTAQQKSAGLLMVHTVDVATAGPPLEEEEDGEDGETKPDPSPSTVPEGVPKTEGALQVSAAPEPSAAPGRTIVAAGSVEEAVILPFRIPPPPLASVDLDEDFLFTEPLPPPLEFANSFDIPDDRAASVPALADLVKQKKNDAPQPPTLNSSQPANSADGKKPAGISNCLPSSFLPPPESFDAVTDSGIEEVDSRSSSDHHLETTSTISTVSSISTLSSEGGESMDTCTVYADGQAFVVDKPPVPPKPKMKPIVHKSNALYQDTLPEEDTDGFVIPPPAPPPPPGSAQAGVAKVIQPRTSKLWGDVTEVKSPILSGPKANVISELNSILQQMNRGKSVKPGEGLELPVGAKSANLTPRSPEVMSTVSGTRSTTVTFTVRPGTSQPITLQSRPPDYESRTSGPRRAPSPVVSPTELSKEILPTPPSAAVASPSPTLSDVFSLPSQSPAGDLFGLNPAGRSRSPSPSILQQPISNKPFTTKPVHLWTKPDVADWLESLNLGEHKETFMDNEIDGSHLPNLQKEDLIDLGVTRVGHRMNIERALKQLLDR